From a single Intestinibaculum porci genomic region:
- a CDS encoding ATP-binding protein, with the protein MESLVSNLIIYRNSEAGEILEELARIFTAYHDGDYYKNSLRGEVLDVVQELLKLATKYGFNDNLWHNYLAYMIAMTETPFTLVCEKVGANDGTVNVFAKNDFHIFKQLFDYDFSDIERDLDLNCFSLIENYHAVGKEERIFNKSVSEKVQALSKAIEQANTDDELYQVITTFYKDYGVGKYGLNKAFRLSDSLEEEFLIPITNTSNVMLDDLVGYETQKQELIANTEAFVERRKANNVLLYGDAGTGKSTSIKAILNQYYPQGLRIIEVYKHQFKYLSKIISEIKNRNYRFIIYMDDLSFEEFETDYKYLKAIIEGGLEPRPENVLIYATSNRRHLIRETWSDRDGNGEDIHRNDTIQEKLSLSARFGVTIGYYKPSKKEFIDIVLELAKRDPAITLDEEEIKRQANIWMVNHGGASGRTAQQFVDHLAGGTNK; encoded by the coding sequence ATGGAATCGTTAGTATCAAACCTTATTATTTATCGCAATTCAGAAGCTGGCGAGATTCTGGAAGAACTCGCTCGCATCTTTACAGCTTACCATGATGGTGATTATTATAAAAATTCATTAAGAGGAGAAGTCCTTGATGTTGTTCAGGAACTTTTGAAACTTGCTACAAAATATGGCTTTAATGATAATTTATGGCATAACTATTTAGCGTATATGATCGCTATGACCGAAACACCATTTACCTTAGTGTGTGAAAAAGTAGGTGCTAATGATGGCACGGTCAATGTCTTTGCGAAGAATGACTTCCACATCTTTAAACAGCTTTTTGATTATGATTTTAGTGATATTGAAAGAGATCTTGATCTCAACTGCTTTAGTTTAATTGAAAACTATCATGCCGTAGGCAAAGAAGAACGGATCTTTAATAAGAGTGTCAGTGAAAAGGTTCAGGCTTTATCTAAAGCTATTGAACAGGCAAATACGGATGATGAACTGTATCAGGTGATTACCACTTTCTATAAAGATTATGGGGTTGGTAAATATGGCTTGAATAAAGCTTTCCGTTTATCAGACTCATTAGAAGAGGAATTCTTAATTCCAATTACGAATACGTCTAATGTCATGTTAGATGACTTAGTTGGCTATGAAACGCAGAAACAGGAATTAATTGCGAATACGGAAGCTTTTGTAGAAAGACGTAAAGCAAATAACGTTTTGCTTTATGGCGATGCAGGAACAGGAAAATCAACCTCTATTAAGGCGATCTTAAACCAGTATTATCCACAGGGCTTACGCATTATTGAAGTCTATAAACATCAGTTTAAATATCTCTCTAAGATTATCAGTGAAATTAAAAACCGAAACTATCGTTTCATTATCTATATGGATGATTTATCATTCGAAGAATTTGAAACAGATTATAAGTATTTAAAAGCAATCATTGAAGGTGGTCTGGAACCAAGACCAGAAAATGTTTTGATCTATGCCACAAGTAACCGCCGTCACCTCATTAGAGAAACATGGAGTGATCGTGATGGGAATGGTGAAGATATCCATCGTAATGATACGATTCAGGAGAAGTTATCATTATCAGCCCGTTTTGGCGTTACCATTGGTTACTACAAACCTTCAAAGAAGGAATTTATCGATATTGTCCTAGAATTAGCAAAACGTGATCCAGCAATCACGTTAGATGAAGAAGAGATCAAACGTCAGGCTAACATCTGGATGGTCAATCATGGTGGTGCCTCAGGACGTACGGCTCAGCAGTTTGTCGATCATTTAGCTGGCGGTACAAACAAATAA
- a CDS encoding TetR/AcrR family transcriptional regulator: MTLTKRQQAALETRRKIIEAAYQLIEEKGLDHIMVEDITKKAGVSKGSFYTYFKKKEDIIEVIGQGPVMKINEELSKMDQKIAIKLSYFFVQYLSAMKTQGVYLTKEFLSGELNHETHTRYSYDEKAIKDLLNLAVTHRELKKETPVDLLTGILLSNLYGMGYQYVMSQGNFDINKYAKSYFDQVILPLLDRYEEENHG, from the coding sequence ATGACATTAACGAAAAGACAACAGGCAGCCTTAGAGACCAGACGAAAGATTATTGAAGCTGCTTATCAGCTGATTGAAGAGAAAGGTCTTGATCATATTATGGTTGAAGACATTACTAAGAAAGCTGGGGTGTCCAAAGGCTCCTTCTATACGTATTTCAAAAAGAAAGAAGATATTATTGAAGTGATTGGTCAGGGACCCGTGATGAAGATTAATGAAGAGCTATCGAAGATGGATCAGAAGATTGCGATTAAGTTATCTTATTTCTTTGTGCAGTATCTATCGGCAATGAAAACACAAGGGGTCTATCTGACGAAAGAATTTTTAAGCGGTGAACTGAATCATGAGACGCATACACGTTATTCTTATGACGAGAAGGCCATAAAAGATTTACTTAATCTCGCTGTGACTCATCGAGAACTAAAAAAAGAGACTCCTGTAGATTTACTGACCGGAATCTTATTGAGTAACCTCTATGGCATGGGTTATCAGTATGTCATGAGTCAGGGAAATTTTGATATTAATAAATATGCGAAAAGCTATTTTGATCAGGTGATTTTACCGCTACTTGATCGCTATGAGGAGGAGAACCATGGGTAA
- a CDS encoding GTP-binding protein — MVKVDLITGFLGAGKTTFIKYYTKYLQKQGLKIAVIENDYGAINVDRMILQDELGDDVDVEMVIGGDPDCRIRRFKTKLISMGMLGYDRVIVEPSGIYDVDEFFDVLHEAPLDQWYEIGNVLAIVDASLEDDLSKESDYVLASEIAYAGKVIFSKVQETTDKQIEETIGHIERALKASHSNRDIRKDIMAKDWRDFTDADYASMMHSDYDLGIFVKKFIKDNHFNSVFYYNRPYRLEDIKKHIQESFHDEKCGHVFRIKGFIETDHGWKEVNATKDMITVNDVKSGQQVIIIIGELLNEKALNQYWEKR, encoded by the coding sequence ATGGTTAAAGTAGATTTAATTACAGGATTTCTCGGGGCGGGTAAAACCACCTTTATCAAATATTATACTAAGTATTTACAAAAACAAGGTTTAAAGATTGCCGTTATTGAAAATGATTATGGCGCGATTAATGTGGATCGTATGATTCTCCAGGATGAATTAGGTGATGATGTCGATGTAGAAATGGTGATTGGCGGGGATCCGGACTGCCGGATTCGTCGTTTCAAGACCAAACTCATTTCGATGGGGATGTTAGGCTATGATCGTGTTATTGTTGAACCTTCAGGTATTTATGATGTTGATGAATTCTTTGATGTGCTCCATGAAGCACCATTAGATCAGTGGTATGAAATAGGTAACGTTTTAGCGATCGTGGATGCATCCTTAGAGGATGATTTAAGTAAAGAATCAGACTATGTCTTAGCGAGTGAAATTGCTTATGCTGGTAAAGTCATCTTCAGTAAGGTTCAGGAAACAACTGACAAGCAGATTGAAGAGACGATTGGGCATATTGAAAGAGCTTTAAAAGCTTCTCATTCCAACCGTGATATCCGTAAGGATATTATGGCGAAAGACTGGCGGGATTTCACTGATGCAGACTATGCCTCAATGATGCATAGCGACTATGATTTAGGCATCTTTGTGAAGAAGTTTATTAAAGACAATCATTTTAATTCGGTCTTCTATTACAATCGTCCTTATCGTCTGGAAGATATTAAAAAACATATTCAGGAAAGCTTTCATGATGAAAAGTGCGGTCATGTTTTCCGTATCAAAGGTTTTATTGAAACAGATCATGGCTGGAAGGAAGTCAATGCGACAAAAGATATGATCACGGTTAATGATGTGAAATCTGGTCAGCAGGTTATTATTATCATTGGTGAATTATTAAATGAAAAAGCATTGAATCAGTACTGGGAAAAACGATGA
- a CDS encoding 3'-5' exonuclease, which yields MKLKEVNQEYHFEKAKLKQWLIDQGLIEPHDHRDIYQLECDTEMIQMIDDDQYAIRHTVVRKKFQTIDDYQAPAMIPMDFRILNIHNFVVLDTETTGLYKDDEVIELSIIDTLGRELYHSLFCPTKKMGEAAIRVTGLDYAMLKEEPLFKDEWPKIKKAIGSHKILGHNIAYDYRVTLSTAKRYGIAETEVKDLFRDMIDSKALVAHYYQSRSYKLAYLCKKFGITESQKHRATYDCLQTLQMLRALEHKLVNEGYQAAGDTYDLALIQKEKKQMEALKEAALYGYKAGKSIEDLSIFYSLSEDEVTSLVIDAYHQGLCEIRIDTQKEENVLFIARSIPDLTFDQLAKKAKKYASENEIRLIMAKEHL from the coding sequence ATGAAACTAAAAGAAGTTAACCAGGAATATCACTTTGAAAAAGCCAAATTAAAGCAGTGGTTGATTGATCAGGGACTCATTGAACCGCATGATCATCGGGATATTTATCAGTTAGAATGTGATACTGAGATGATTCAAATGATTGATGATGATCAGTATGCCATTAGGCATACGGTAGTTAGAAAGAAGTTTCAAACCATTGATGATTATCAGGCACCAGCCATGATTCCAATGGATTTCCGGATTTTAAACATTCATAATTTTGTCGTCTTAGATACTGAAACAACTGGTCTTTATAAAGATGATGAAGTCATAGAATTATCAATCATTGATACGTTAGGACGAGAACTTTATCATTCGCTTTTTTGTCCGACTAAGAAAATGGGGGAAGCAGCGATCAGAGTAACAGGGTTGGACTATGCGATGTTAAAAGAGGAACCGTTATTTAAAGATGAGTGGCCGAAAATAAAAAAAGCTATTGGTTCCCACAAAATATTAGGACATAATATTGCCTATGATTATCGGGTGACCTTATCCACCGCTAAGCGTTATGGCATTGCGGAAACAGAAGTCAAAGATCTGTTTAGAGATATGATTGATTCAAAGGCTTTAGTGGCTCATTATTATCAGTCTCGCAGTTATAAGCTGGCTTATTTATGTAAGAAATTTGGTATTACAGAATCACAAAAACATCGAGCAACGTATGACTGCCTGCAGACCTTGCAGATGCTTAGGGCATTAGAACATAAACTAGTGAATGAAGGCTATCAGGCAGCTGGTGATACTTACGACTTGGCATTAATCCAAAAGGAGAAGAAACAGATGGAGGCATTAAAAGAAGCGGCTTTATATGGTTACAAAGCTGGAAAAAGTATCGAAGACTTATCAATATTTTACAGTTTATCAGAAGATGAAGTGACATCATTAGTGATTGATGCCTATCATCAGGGCTTATGTGAGATTCGCATCGATACGCAGAAAGAAGAAAACGTCCTTTTTATCGCTCGTAGTATTCCTGATCTGACTTTCGATCAGCTGGCTAAAAAGGCTAAAAAATATGCCTCAGAAAATGAAATCAGACTGATCATGGCAAAGGAGCATTTATGA
- a CDS encoding GNAT family N-acetyltransferase translates to MIQKETYNQEIHDLMWEVFLKEVAPYYSKEGISTFKATIDEYDYLSEMRFYTYREESLLGVIGTDEDNTHISFFFVKKPGQGIGKALLDHVMKDNEEKRISVNAAKNAYEIYHHLGFEDVDEERKQDGIISKEMVYVPRCSWVPLDDPLYVAYHDEEWGKPTHDEQKLYEMFVLELFQAGLSWRIILHKRENFREAYDHFDLDRVCLYDETKIDALCHNPGIIRSRAKIKASISNSRIFREIQKEYGSFDAYIWHFTNGQVITCDPHITKNALSDEVSADLKKRGVKYAGSVTIYSYLQAIGVINAHEHNCFQYKK, encoded by the coding sequence ATGATTCAAAAAGAAACATATAATCAGGAGATCCATGATCTGATGTGGGAGGTCTTTTTAAAAGAAGTGGCCCCTTATTATAGTAAAGAGGGTATCTCAACATTTAAAGCGACGATCGATGAATATGATTACTTATCAGAGATGCGTTTTTATACCTATCGTGAAGAGAGTCTGTTAGGGGTCATAGGAACGGATGAAGATAATACACATATTTCGTTCTTCTTTGTGAAAAAACCTGGTCAAGGGATTGGCAAAGCATTACTTGATCATGTCATGAAAGATAATGAAGAGAAGCGGATCAGTGTCAATGCGGCGAAGAATGCTTATGAGATCTATCATCATTTAGGCTTTGAAGATGTTGATGAGGAAAGAAAGCAGGATGGTATTATTTCTAAGGAAATGGTCTATGTTCCCAGATGTTCCTGGGTCCCTTTAGATGATCCGTTATATGTCGCGTACCATGATGAGGAGTGGGGAAAACCGACACATGATGAACAGAAGCTTTATGAAATGTTTGTTTTAGAACTCTTTCAGGCAGGTTTATCCTGGCGTATTATTCTTCATAAGCGAGAAAACTTCCGTGAAGCGTATGATCACTTTGATTTAGATCGGGTCTGTTTATATGATGAAACGAAAATTGATGCTCTTTGTCATAATCCTGGTATTATTCGTTCTCGGGCGAAGATAAAAGCGAGTATTAGTAACTCACGGATCTTTAGAGAGATTCAAAAAGAGTATGGCAGTTTTGATGCTTATATCTGGCATTTTACCAATGGTCAGGTAATAACATGTGATCCTCATATCACGAAAAATGCTTTATCAGATGAGGTGAGTGCTGACTTAAAGAAACGCGGTGTGAAGTATGCTGGCAGTGTTACAATCTATTCATATTTACAGGCAATTGGTGTGATCAATGCCCATGAACATAATTGTTTCCAATATAAAAAGTAG
- a CDS encoding peptidylprolyl isomerase: MKKLITLMLSLVLMMTLSACSSSKSNNDGSNTAVITVENYGKITVQLDPKQAPITVKNFKKLVHEKFYDGLTFHRIIQGFMIQGGDPNGDGTGGSDDTIKGEFSANGVKNTLKHKRGVISMARSSDYNSASSQFFIMQETNSSLDGQYAAFGKVTSGMDVVDKIANSVQVTDNNGSVAAKNQPVITSIRMKK; encoded by the coding sequence ATGAAAAAGTTAATAACACTGATGTTATCACTTGTATTAATGATGACATTAAGTGCCTGTTCATCATCAAAAAGCAATAATGATGGTTCTAACACAGCAGTGATTACAGTCGAAAACTATGGTAAAATCACCGTCCAGTTAGATCCTAAGCAGGCCCCTATTACAGTCAAAAACTTTAAAAAATTAGTGCATGAAAAGTTCTATGATGGGTTAACTTTCCATCGTATTATTCAGGGCTTTATGATCCAGGGTGGCGATCCTAATGGTGATGGAACCGGCGGCAGTGATGATACTATTAAAGGTGAATTTTCTGCCAATGGTGTTAAAAACACCCTGAAACATAAGCGTGGGGTCATTTCCATGGCACGTTCAAGCGACTATAACAGTGCCTCTTCCCAGTTCTTTATTATGCAAGAGACTAACTCTTCTTTAGATGGGCAGTACGCAGCCTTCGGGAAAGTGACAAGCGGCATGGATGTCGTTGATAAAATCGCTAACAGCGTTCAGGTCACTGATAATAATGGCAGCGTCGCTGCAAAAAATCAGCCAGTTATTACATCTATTCGCATGAAAAAGTAG
- a CDS encoding LysR family transcriptional regulator — MDTRLLEYFLAIAREENITKAAESLHITQPTLSRQIQDLEKDLGKTLFNRTGRKTTLTQDGEIFKKRAEEILTLVQKAKDELSSTNTQLHGSIHIGAGETYQMKQITDLLSTIHQEHPSVTYRLYSGVADDVLEKVDTGLLDFALVFEPVQKEKYNFIEVPSYDQMGVLMCDDHPLARKDQITYDDLYQMELLVSTRSEINDTAFVSRLKNDSAMHIIGSFNLIYNASLMVSSHLGQAITIKDIAPRLPHLIWKPITPEINAKLVLIWKKYEVMTPLHQLFLDEIRKLYSQA, encoded by the coding sequence ATGGACACAAGATTATTAGAATACTTTCTCGCAATCGCACGAGAAGAAAACATTACCAAAGCTGCCGAAAGTTTACATATTACTCAGCCAACCCTATCAAGACAAATCCAAGATCTTGAAAAAGATCTTGGTAAAACTCTTTTTAATCGTACTGGTCGTAAAACAACTTTAACCCAAGATGGTGAAATCTTTAAGAAAAGAGCAGAAGAAATATTAACACTCGTACAAAAAGCAAAAGATGAACTATCTTCAACGAATACGCAGCTTCATGGCAGCATTCATATTGGCGCTGGAGAAACGTATCAGATGAAACAAATTACCGACCTGCTGAGTACTATTCACCAGGAACACCCATCAGTAACCTATCGCTTATACAGTGGAGTAGCTGACGATGTATTAGAAAAAGTAGACACTGGATTATTAGACTTTGCCCTCGTCTTTGAGCCTGTTCAAAAGGAAAAATATAACTTTATTGAAGTCCCTTCATATGATCAGATGGGAGTTCTGATGTGCGATGATCACCCCTTAGCCCGCAAAGATCAAATTACCTATGATGATCTTTATCAAATGGAATTACTCGTATCAACGAGGAGCGAAATCAATGACACAGCCTTTGTCAGTCGCTTAAAGAATGATTCCGCTATGCATATCATCGGCAGTTTTAATCTCATTTATAATGCTTCTTTAATGGTTTCTTCACATCTAGGACAGGCTATTACCATCAAGGATATAGCGCCAAGGCTCCCCCATTTGATCTGGAAACCTATTACACCAGAAATAAATGCAAAACTGGTACTCATATGGAAAAAATATGAAGTGATGACACCATTACACCAGCTCTTTTTGGATGAGATCCGGAAATTATATAGCCAAGCATAA
- a CDS encoding response regulator yields MMKIVICDDELEYCTKAKVVIERYLKSRNIAGDITYCMTGDELLKQDNVDVIFMDIHLKNENGIDVIKLVNKKWPRTVIVYLTNHIIYASAVYATKHSFFVIKDEFEERLDEIFDKILADLSQPSIDFRNSS; encoded by the coding sequence ATGATGAAAATTGTAATATGTGATGATGAATTAGAATATTGCACTAAGGCGAAGGTGGTCATTGAACGGTATTTGAAAAGTCGAAATATTGCAGGTGATATTACATACTGCATGACAGGAGATGAACTTTTAAAACAAGACAATGTAGATGTGATTTTTATGGATATTCATTTGAAGAATGAAAATGGCATAGATGTAATCAAATTAGTTAATAAGAAGTGGCCGAGAACTGTGATTGTTTATTTAACAAATCATATTATTTATGCCTCGGCTGTTTATGCGACTAAGCATTCATTTTTTGTCATCAAAGATGAGTTTGAAGAGCGATTGGATGAGATTTTTGATAAAATCTTAGCGGATCTTTCTCAACCGTCAATTGATTTTCGAAATTCCAGTTAG